A genomic segment from Bradyrhizobium sp. CB1015 encodes:
- the ccmI gene encoding c-type cytochrome biogenesis protein CcmI, with protein sequence MLWAIFAMMTSSVALALARSLSERRVVVRAHDPNVTFYRDLLTEADEDVRCGLLASEDAVTTRVEIERRLLASLNSACEGRPHASRRGGERRGAAALAIVLMLPLVALASYLKVGAPSQPDMPIASRPSNGDFSLAAAAPDIHAGQAGANIAGLPPEQRSNAIRGMVAELAEKLSKDGHHLQGWLQLIRSYAALGEREKAEAAVASARAQLAGDEQASASVDELVRQLRLEE encoded by the coding sequence CGTCTTCAGTCGCGCTGGCGCTGGCGAGGTCGCTTTCCGAGCGGCGTGTGGTCGTTCGCGCTCACGATCCGAATGTGACGTTCTATCGCGATCTTCTGACTGAAGCGGATGAAGACGTGCGCTGCGGACTGCTAGCATCTGAAGATGCCGTGACGACTCGCGTCGAGATCGAGCGCCGGCTGCTCGCGTCACTCAACTCGGCATGCGAGGGCCGGCCGCATGCGTCCCGTCGTGGAGGTGAGCGACGCGGGGCGGCGGCTTTGGCGATCGTCTTAATGCTGCCGCTCGTCGCGCTCGCGTCGTACCTCAAGGTCGGCGCTCCCAGCCAACCTGACATGCCGATCGCATCGAGGCCGTCCAATGGAGATTTTAGCCTCGCTGCCGCGGCTCCTGACATCCACGCCGGCCAAGCCGGAGCTAACATTGCAGGGCTTCCTCCAGAGCAACGGAGCAACGCGATCCGGGGGATGGTAGCGGAGCTCGCCGAGAAACTCTCGAAGGACGGCCATCACCTTCAAGGATGGCTACAACTTATTAGGTCTTACGCGGCGTTGGGTGAGCGCGAGAAGGCCGAGGCGGCTGTCGCAAGCGCACGTGCTCAGCTAGCAGGCGATGAGCAAGCGTCGGCCAGCGTGGATGAACTCGTCA